One genomic segment of Alkalimarinus alittae includes these proteins:
- the livG gene encoding high-affinity branched-chain amino acid ABC transporter ATP-binding protein LivG: MSEPMLKVRDLSMRFGGLLAVNGVSLDVNEREIISVIGPNGAGKTTVFNCISGFYKPTGGNINYKGKEIHTLADFKISRLGMVRTFQHVRLFSQMTVIENLLVAQHRHVNTNLFSGLLKTPSYRKKEQESIDRAVYWLKKVNLFEFANREAGNLAYGQQRRLEIARCMVTEPGLLMLDEPAAGLNPNETKELDELIVSLKEDYNVSILLIEHDMNLVMGISDRIYVINQGQPLASGTPDEIRANPDVIKAYLGEV, translated from the coding sequence ATGTCTGAACCGATGTTAAAAGTTAGAGACTTATCAATGCGCTTTGGTGGCCTACTGGCTGTTAATGGCGTATCTCTCGACGTGAACGAGCGAGAAATTATTTCTGTCATTGGCCCTAACGGTGCAGGTAAAACCACCGTATTTAACTGTATAAGTGGTTTTTACAAGCCCACGGGCGGCAATATTAACTATAAGGGAAAAGAAATTCATACCCTTGCAGACTTTAAAATTAGCCGCTTGGGAATGGTCAGAACGTTCCAACATGTTCGACTCTTTAGTCAAATGACTGTTATTGAGAACTTGCTAGTTGCGCAGCACAGGCACGTCAACACCAACTTGTTCTCAGGGCTCTTAAAGACTCCGTCTTACCGCAAAAAAGAGCAAGAGTCGATTGACCGAGCAGTTTACTGGCTTAAGAAAGTAAACCTATTCGAGTTCGCTAACCGCGAAGCAGGCAACCTCGCTTATGGACAGCAAAGAAGACTCGAAATAGCACGCTGTATGGTAACTGAGCCAGGTCTACTGATGCTCGATGAACCCGCAGCAGGCCTAAACCCTAATGAAACAAAAGAGCTTGATGAGCTCATTGTTAGCCTTAAAGAAGATTATAACGTCTCTATTTTGCTGATCGAGCATGATATGAACTTGGTCATGGGTATCTCTGATCGAATCTACGTTATCAATCAAGGCCAACCACTCGCCTCTGGAACCCCTGATGAAATCAGAGCTAACCCAGACGTCATCAAAGCTTATTTGGGAGAGGTGTAA
- the rpsO gene encoding 30S ribosomal protein S15, which translates to MALNAEEKSKVVSEYQREAGDTGSPEVQVALLTVNINKLQGHFKENKQDHHSRRGLIRMVNQRRKLLDYLKKKDASRYVDLIARLGLRR; encoded by the coding sequence ATGGCGTTAAATGCCGAAGAAAAATCAAAAGTTGTAAGTGAGTACCAGCGTGAAGCAGGCGATACTGGTTCTCCTGAAGTTCAAGTTGCATTGTTGACAGTAAACATCAACAAATTGCAGGGTCACTTCAAAGAGAACAAGCAGGACCACCATTCACGTCGCGGTCTTATTCGCATGGTTAACCAGCGTCGTAAGCTGCTTGACTACCTGAAGAAGAAAGATGCTAGCCGTTATGTTGATCTAATTGCTCGACTTGGTCTACGTCGTTAA
- a CDS encoding Lnb N-terminal periplasmic domain-containing protein: protein MHFFRLLFSLSLIGGLSGYALAETQADDRAGYAHSVKQKAAMLKLSEDDTWRKLLHYRRDYFSGTGVSSYVDDATFFYAPDGHFNAENELQSTIDAFFISEDLDGQHAQCRFVYRFKWISEQLALDSEKLPAVRCTEYIEWREQVNAHSVSLIFPATALNSPSSMFGHTLLRFDPKDIEGGSDWLSYALNFGANINNDDNSISFAFRGLAGGYPGVYNMMRYFEKIKEYNRMENRDIWEYKLNYTPEEVDLILTHVWELKNINFDYYFFDENCAFRLLELLELVRPEVNLTERFKLDAIPTNTVRAVVDEGLVESTYFRPSELAELHARIESLPKDIQRLGKALSNDIDVMNTPEFEALNQAQKGEVVQIAYSYLRYIQLQTQRDEAMAKRSYQLLLALNKLSSKKVVVDRPDAPETGHKTITAGVSVGERNDEVFQQINYRVTYHDLLDNQKGYLRGAQIILFNTELRHYNNDGLKLNRFDLVDITSLSKRNLFLTPLSWKVQVGYERVYSRNEEVGVVQLNGGAGHSYELSDNVELFGLLTGRIEHNKQFNSILEPAIGVETGLLYYSPIGTQKVDFSGSQFLNDDYRMRAGFTQNFNLGVNHAVRVSLAQEWHNDDDFYDISIGYRYYF from the coding sequence ATGCACTTTTTTCGTTTGTTGTTCTCTCTCTCTCTGATAGGGGGATTGTCAGGTTATGCGCTAGCAGAAACTCAAGCCGATGATCGCGCCGGTTATGCTCACTCAGTTAAGCAAAAAGCAGCCATGCTTAAGCTATCCGAAGATGATACTTGGCGAAAATTACTGCACTATCGACGCGACTATTTTTCAGGTACGGGTGTTAGTAGTTATGTTGATGATGCCACGTTCTTTTATGCGCCTGATGGTCATTTTAATGCTGAGAACGAGTTACAAAGTACTATTGATGCGTTTTTTATCAGTGAAGACTTAGATGGGCAGCATGCTCAATGCCGTTTTGTTTATCGCTTTAAATGGATTTCAGAACAACTCGCACTGGACTCAGAAAAACTGCCTGCTGTTCGTTGTACTGAATATATCGAATGGAGAGAGCAGGTGAATGCGCATTCAGTCTCTCTTATATTTCCTGCAACTGCCTTGAATAGCCCATCTTCGATGTTCGGGCACACGCTACTAAGGTTTGATCCTAAAGACATTGAAGGTGGCTCTGACTGGCTATCGTATGCGCTCAATTTCGGCGCCAATATTAACAATGATGATAATTCCATCTCTTTTGCGTTTAGAGGGTTGGCGGGTGGTTATCCTGGCGTTTATAACATGATGCGCTATTTTGAGAAAATCAAAGAATATAACCGAATGGAGAACCGCGATATATGGGAGTATAAGCTCAACTATACACCTGAAGAAGTTGACTTGATTTTGACTCATGTGTGGGAGTTAAAAAACATTAACTTTGACTATTATTTCTTTGATGAAAACTGTGCCTTTAGACTTCTTGAATTGTTAGAGCTGGTAAGGCCAGAAGTGAATCTTACCGAGCGCTTTAAACTTGATGCTATCCCTACTAATACGGTGAGGGCAGTAGTAGACGAAGGGTTAGTTGAAAGTACGTATTTTAGGCCTTCGGAATTAGCCGAACTTCATGCTCGCATTGAGTCTTTACCGAAGGATATTCAACGTTTGGGTAAAGCACTATCTAATGATATTGATGTTATGAATACGCCAGAGTTTGAGGCTCTGAATCAGGCTCAAAAAGGTGAAGTGGTGCAAATTGCATATAGCTACCTACGTTATATACAACTTCAAACCCAACGTGATGAAGCGATGGCTAAACGAAGCTATCAGTTATTATTAGCACTTAATAAACTATCGTCTAAAAAGGTGGTTGTAGATAGACCAGATGCCCCTGAAACCGGTCATAAAACCATTACTGCAGGTGTTTCGGTTGGTGAGCGGAATGATGAGGTGTTTCAGCAGATTAATTACCGTGTGACTTATCATGACTTGCTAGATAATCAGAAAGGCTATTTACGTGGCGCTCAAATTATTTTGTTTAATACCGAATTAAGACACTATAACAATGATGGTTTAAAGCTCAATCGATTTGATCTAGTGGATATTACCTCGTTATCAAAAAGGAACTTATTCCTAACACCTCTATCATGGAAAGTTCAGGTGGGCTACGAAAGGGTCTATAGCCGCAATGAGGAAGTGGGTGTTGTACAGTTAAACGGTGGGGCAGGTCACAGTTATGAGTTGTCAGATAACGTCGAGTTATTTGGCCTGTTAACTGGGAGAATTGAGCACAATAAACAGTTTAATTCGATTCTTGAGCCAGCTATTGGTGTCGAGACGGGCCTACTTTATTATTCACCTATAGGGACTCAAAAAGTGGACTTTTCTGGCTCGCAGTTTTTAAATGACGATTATCGGATGAGGGCTGGGTTTACTCAGAACTTTAATCTAGGTGTTAATCATGCGGTAAGAGTGTCATTAGCGCAGGAATGGCATAACGATGATGACTTCTACGATATATCGATCGGTTATCGGTATTATTTTTAA
- a CDS encoding ABC transporter ATP-binding protein, translating to MLKLQNVHTHYGKIEALKGVSLEVNEGEIVSLIGANGAGKSTLLMTVCGDPRASSGQILFEGKDITQANTADIMRSGLAIVPEGRRVFSGLTVLENLHMGGFFTNKREFDSTLEYVFKLFPRLKERQSQRSGTMSGGEQQMLAIGRALMTKPRMIFLDEPSLGLAPIIINQIFEIIEQLRDEGMTVFLVEQNANQALRLADRGYVLENGEVVLQDTGDNLLVNEDVRKAYLGG from the coding sequence ATGCTCAAGCTACAAAACGTTCATACCCATTACGGTAAGATTGAAGCTTTAAAAGGTGTATCGCTAGAGGTCAACGAAGGAGAAATAGTCTCTTTAATTGGGGCCAATGGTGCAGGAAAATCCACACTACTCATGACGGTATGTGGCGATCCTAGAGCCAGCTCTGGCCAGATTCTCTTTGAAGGTAAAGACATAACCCAGGCTAACACCGCCGATATTATGCGAAGCGGTCTAGCCATCGTACCAGAAGGACGTCGAGTATTTTCAGGATTAACGGTGCTCGAGAACCTACATATGGGTGGTTTCTTTACTAACAAGCGAGAATTCGACTCAACTTTGGAATACGTTTTTAAGTTATTTCCTCGGTTAAAAGAACGCCAAAGCCAACGCAGCGGTACCATGTCTGGTGGCGAGCAGCAGATGCTTGCCATAGGTCGTGCGCTGATGACTAAACCACGCATGATATTTCTCGATGAGCCATCACTGGGTCTAGCACCTATTATCATTAATCAGATATTCGAAATTATTGAACAACTGAGAGATGAAGGCATGACGGTATTTTTGGTTGAACAGAATGCGAATCAGGCATTACGGCTCGCCGACAGAGGTTATGTACTAGAAAACGGAGAGGTGGTACTTCAGGATACGGGCGATAACTTGCTTGTGAACGAAGATGTCCGGAAGGCTTACTTAGGCGGCTAA
- a CDS encoding TRL-like family protein, whose protein sequence is MKKVLMTGLVSASLMLGGCATSMPVGSLLTSVNLPVAATANTGKSTKVGEASCTSILVLVATGDCSIEAAKKAGGITSVNHIDWKANNILGIIGNYKVVVHGN, encoded by the coding sequence ATGAAAAAAGTACTGATGACTGGTTTAGTTTCAGCAAGCCTAATGCTTGGTGGTTGCGCAACCTCTATGCCTGTTGGTTCATTATTAACGAGTGTAAATTTACCTGTTGCAGCAACGGCAAATACAGGTAAGTCAACCAAAGTTGGTGAAGCTTCTTGTACTAGTATTTTGGTACTTGTTGCTACAGGTGACTGTAGTATTGAGGCCGCTAAGAAGGCGGGTGGAATTACTTCCGTCAACCATATCGATTGGAAAGCGAATAATATCCTAGGTATTATTGGTAACTATAAAGTTGTTGTACACGGTAACTAA
- a CDS encoding DUF3015 domain-containing protein encodes MKRVLLATGLMAASLSASAVVPGGDSCGWGNMLFEGQSGLPMHVVASTTNGTSGNATFGMTSGTNGCSANGTLTYGGKSMIDLSSIMGEFSEDVARGHGDALTTVAVALNVQAEDRQVFDAVMHENFAVIFPSENVTAEDAMASVLKVMKADSRLSKYAA; translated from the coding sequence ATGAAAAGAGTTTTATTGGCAACAGGTTTAATGGCAGCTTCTTTATCAGCTTCAGCAGTTGTTCCAGGTGGCGATAGCTGTGGTTGGGGTAACATGTTGTTTGAAGGTCAATCAGGTCTTCCTATGCACGTTGTAGCATCTACTACTAACGGTACTTCAGGAAACGCTACATTCGGTATGACCAGTGGCACTAACGGTTGTTCTGCTAACGGAACACTTACTTATGGCGGTAAGTCAATGATTGACTTGTCTAGCATCATGGGTGAGTTTTCAGAAGATGTTGCGCGCGGACACGGTGATGCACTGACTACTGTTGCAGTTGCACTTAATGTTCAAGCTGAAGATCGTCAGGTTTTTGATGCGGTTATGCACGAAAACTTCGCTGTCATTTTCCCAAGTGAAAATGTAACGGCTGAAGATGCAATGGCATCAGTATTGAAAGTGATGAAGGCTGATAGCCGTTTAAGCAAGTACGCAGCTTAA
- a CDS encoding alpha/beta hydrolase, whose protein sequence is MHPQQSLLKHTHRSHRAVTFYIYLIVACLNISGCSGLFFYPDKTHYFTPKQANIEFNDIFLTTVDGETLHGWHLKPNQQSKGIVYFLHGNAENISTHTGSVVWMVEEGYEIFALDYRGFGKSTGTPDIAGALTDINTGYEWVISQTSDKQRDVFILGQSLGAALTLSFTSHNSGLEKHVNGIIIDAGFPSFRGIAKEKLSDVWLTWPLQYPLSWLIPSTYDSDNHLSNIAPIPLLVIHSTNDVVIPFHHGQSIFQQASEPKEFLITGTPHTATFSSAGYIDYTLRFLEYYSRQQ, encoded by the coding sequence ATGCACCCACAACAATCTCTACTGAAGCACACTCATCGTTCGCATCGTGCAGTTACTTTTTATATCTATTTAATCGTCGCTTGTTTAAATATTAGTGGCTGCAGCGGTCTATTCTTTTACCCAGATAAAACCCATTACTTTACACCTAAGCAAGCCAATATTGAGTTCAATGATATTTTTTTGACAACGGTCGATGGAGAAACACTGCATGGCTGGCATCTTAAACCTAACCAACAAAGCAAAGGCATTGTCTACTTCTTACATGGTAATGCTGAAAACATCAGTACACATACAGGAAGCGTGGTATGGATGGTCGAGGAAGGCTATGAAATATTCGCCCTAGATTATCGAGGCTTTGGTAAATCAACAGGGACACCCGATATAGCTGGCGCACTCACCGATATAAACACAGGTTATGAATGGGTAATATCCCAAACGTCAGATAAGCAGAGAGATGTCTTTATCTTAGGGCAAAGTTTAGGGGCAGCATTAACCCTTAGTTTTACAAGCCATAACAGCGGGCTAGAAAAACATGTTAACGGCATTATCATTGATGCAGGCTTCCCTAGCTTTAGAGGAATTGCCAAAGAGAAACTAAGCGATGTGTGGTTAACCTGGCCTTTACAGTATCCGTTGTCTTGGTTAATACCATCAACGTATGACTCTGATAATCACCTCTCCAATATTGCGCCGATACCATTATTGGTGATTCACAGTACAAATGATGTCGTCATTCCTTTTCATCATGGCCAGTCGATTTTTCAACAAGCCTCTGAACCTAAAGAGTTTCTTATTACCGGCACACCTCATACAGCAACATTCAGCTCAGCGGGGTATATCGATTACACGCTTAGATTCTTAGAATATTATTCGCGTCAACAATAA
- the truB gene encoding tRNA pseudouridine(55) synthase TruB: protein MGRRKKGRKISGVLLLDKPTGITSNKALQKVRWLFDANKAGHTGNLDPLATGVLPICFGEATKFSRYLLDADKAYRTTAKLGVITDSGDSDGNVLETRPVSEFQREELLKVINRFIGDVEQVPPMYSALKHNGKPLYEYARAGVEIERKIRTIKIFKIELLDVRDGEFDLEVYCSKGTYIRTLVEDIGEILGCGAHVSMLRRIEAGPFPLDRTVTISQLEALQERDGAAALDPFLLPIDIMLDGFDQICLNSEQSGSILQGQAVRIAHSLKSGLIRLYSNDEEQGERFLGMAEIMDDGEIAPRRLVNFESSD, encoded by the coding sequence TTGGGTCGTAGGAAAAAAGGCCGTAAGATCAGTGGCGTTCTTCTTTTAGATAAACCCACTGGTATTACTTCTAATAAAGCGCTTCAGAAAGTCCGCTGGCTGTTTGATGCTAACAAAGCAGGCCATACCGGAAATCTTGATCCGCTAGCCACCGGCGTTCTGCCGATCTGCTTTGGCGAAGCCACTAAATTTTCTCGTTATCTGCTCGATGCAGACAAAGCGTATCGCACCACTGCTAAGCTAGGCGTTATCACTGATAGCGGCGATAGTGACGGCAACGTTCTCGAAACCAGACCCGTGAGTGAGTTTCAGCGTGAAGAATTGCTGAAAGTCATCAATCGCTTTATAGGTGATGTTGAACAAGTCCCCCCCATGTATTCTGCTCTCAAGCATAATGGTAAACCATTATATGAGTATGCGCGTGCGGGTGTCGAAATCGAACGTAAAATCCGAACGATCAAAATCTTCAAAATTGAATTACTTGATGTAAGAGATGGCGAGTTTGATCTAGAGGTTTACTGTAGTAAAGGCACTTATATTCGAACGCTAGTTGAAGATATAGGTGAGATACTAGGTTGTGGGGCTCATGTTTCAATGCTTCGGCGAATAGAAGCGGGGCCATTTCCGCTTGATCGTACGGTTACGATTAGCCAATTGGAAGCGCTTCAAGAACGTGACGGAGCAGCCGCGTTAGATCCTTTTTTGTTGCCGATTGATATAATGTTAGATGGATTTGATCAGATTTGTCTAAATAGTGAGCAATCTGGCTCGATATTACAAGGGCAAGCGGTTAGAATAGCGCATTCTTTAAAATCTGGCTTAATTCGTCTTTATTCTAACGACGAAGAGCAAGGTGAACGATTTCTTGGCATGGCCGAGATAATGGACGATGGTGAAATAGCACCGCGTCGATTAGTAAATTTCGAATCTAGTGATTAG
- a CDS encoding high-affinity branched-chain amino acid ABC transporter permease LivM, translated as MNDKFIPALIAGVVTFVLAFPLLGLNIVSDGLTPRLEGAESTTLIYIALASLAVFFFQLWKESIISIAKNIPLPRKAYASSVATSQAQRDKRERIFTFVVLALALAWPFFASRGNVDLATLVLIYVMLGLGLNIVVGLAGLLDLGYVAFYAVGAYSYALLYQYFGLSFWVCLPLAGLFAATFGFILGFPVLRLRGDYLAIVTLGFGEIIRILLNNWTHLTGGPNGIGSIPKPSLFGLEFGRRAKEEGNIPFHEFFGIDYNSGYKVIFLYLLALVLVMLTIYVIRRLMRMPVGRAWEALREDEIACRSLGLNRTVIKLSAFTIGASFAGFAGAFFSARQGFISPESFTFIESAIILAIVVLGGMGSQLGIILAAVAMTVLPELAREFQEYRMLMFGLMMVLMMIWRPQGLLPMKRKHMELTNV; from the coding sequence ATGAATGATAAATTTATTCCTGCATTAATCGCAGGTGTTGTTACGTTTGTTCTGGCCTTTCCGCTATTAGGGTTAAATATTGTCTCTGATGGCCTAACACCAAGACTTGAAGGTGCAGAATCAACCACTCTCATCTATATTGCACTGGCGTCCTTAGCGGTATTTTTCTTCCAACTATGGAAAGAAAGCATTATCAGCATCGCCAAAAACATTCCCCTTCCTAGAAAGGCGTATGCATCATCCGTAGCAACCTCTCAAGCTCAAAGAGACAAGCGTGAAAGAATATTCACATTTGTTGTCCTTGCACTGGCCTTAGCTTGGCCTTTCTTTGCGTCTAGAGGCAATGTAGACCTTGCAACACTAGTATTAATCTACGTTATGCTAGGTCTAGGGCTAAATATTGTTGTTGGGTTAGCAGGACTATTAGATCTTGGCTACGTTGCTTTCTATGCCGTAGGCGCCTATAGCTATGCACTGCTTTATCAATACTTTGGGCTATCCTTTTGGGTTTGCCTTCCTCTTGCAGGGTTATTCGCTGCAACATTTGGATTTATCCTTGGCTTCCCTGTACTCAGGTTAAGAGGCGATTACCTCGCTATCGTAACGCTAGGGTTCGGTGAGATTATCCGCATACTCCTTAACAACTGGACCCACCTTACCGGTGGACCTAACGGTATTGGTAGCATTCCTAAGCCATCGCTATTTGGTTTAGAGTTTGGGCGAAGAGCAAAAGAAGAAGGCAACATCCCCTTCCATGAATTTTTCGGTATAGATTACAACAGCGGCTATAAAGTTATATTCCTTTACTTATTGGCGCTAGTACTCGTAATGCTCACAATTTATGTCATCCGACGACTTATGCGCATGCCAGTAGGTAGAGCATGGGAAGCACTACGCGAAGATGAGATTGCTTGTCGCTCACTAGGGTTAAATAGAACTGTTATCAAGCTCTCAGCCTTTACTATTGGCGCTTCGTTTGCTGGGTTTGCAGGTGCTTTCTTTTCGGCAAGACAGGGATTTATAAGCCCTGAATCGTTCACCTTTATTGAATCTGCCATCATCCTAGCAATTGTTGTGCTCGGAGGCATGGGCTCGCAACTTGGTATCATTTTAGCCGCTGTGGCTATGACCGTACTGCCAGAACTGGCTCGCGAATTCCAAGAATACCGCATGCTAATGTTTGGTTTAATGATGGTACTAATGATGATCTGGCGACCACAGGGTTTGCTCCCGATGAAACGTAAACATATGGAGCTGACCAATGTCTGA
- the pnp gene encoding polyribonucleotide nucleotidyltransferase → MTTVTKTFKYGNSTVTLETGRIARQATGAVLVSVDDTSVLVAVTAAKSTRPGQDFFPLSVHYQERKYSVGKIPGGFIKRENRPSEKETLTSRLIDRPIRPLFPKGFMNEVQVVCQVMSANKTQDADIAAMIGVSAALSISGVPFKGPIGAARVAFSDEDGYVLNPSYEQLETSLLDMVVAGTKDAVLMVESEAKELTEDEMLGAVLFAHQEMQVVVDAVSEFAAEAGKEKWEWTPEDVNQSVLEAVKAGYADQINEAYTISDKMARYSRLGEIRTEAVEKLAGDEEGQASADDVKGFFSKLEKDVVRSRIIKGEPRIDGRDTKTVRGVNVEVGVLQNTHGSALFTRGETQAIVTTTLGTARDSQLVETLQGEKKEAFMLHYNFPSYSVGECGRMGAPGRREIGHGKLASRGMQAVLPTQEDFPYAIRVVSEITESNGSSSMASVCGCSLALMDAGVPLKAPVAGIAMGLVKEGSEFAVLTDILGDEDHLGDMDFKVAGTAEGVTALQMDIKIEGITEEIMEIALEQAQNARIEILGEMNKVIESSRDKVSDKAPSMHNLKVHPDKIRDIIGKGGATIRSICEETGASIDIEDDGSVRVYADTLEGAEAAINRINEITAEAEVGAVYEGKVERIVDFGAFVNILPGKDGLVHISQISQERIENVKDVLSEGQMVKVKVLDVDARGRIKLTMKGLEEGAEG, encoded by the coding sequence GTGACTACGGTAACAAAAACTTTTAAATACGGTAATTCTACAGTGACCTTGGAAACAGGTCGCATCGCGCGTCAAGCAACAGGCGCTGTACTTGTGTCAGTCGATGACACCTCTGTTTTAGTAGCAGTTACTGCTGCAAAGAGCACTAGACCAGGACAAGACTTCTTTCCATTGTCTGTTCATTATCAGGAAAGAAAATATTCAGTAGGTAAAATACCGGGTGGTTTCATTAAGCGTGAAAACCGTCCAAGCGAAAAAGAGACTCTGACTTCACGTTTGATTGACCGTCCTATTCGTCCTCTTTTCCCTAAAGGCTTCATGAACGAAGTGCAGGTTGTTTGTCAGGTTATGTCGGCAAACAAAACTCAAGATGCTGATATCGCCGCGATGATTGGTGTTTCTGCAGCTTTAAGTATTTCAGGCGTTCCTTTTAAAGGCCCTATCGGTGCAGCACGTGTTGCGTTTTCTGATGAAGACGGTTATGTGTTAAACCCATCTTACGAGCAGCTAGAAACATCATTACTAGACATGGTTGTTGCGGGTACTAAAGATGCGGTACTCATGGTTGAGTCTGAAGCTAAAGAGCTAACTGAAGACGAAATGTTAGGTGCTGTATTATTTGCACACCAAGAAATGCAAGTGGTGGTTGATGCTGTTTCTGAATTCGCTGCTGAAGCGGGTAAAGAAAAGTGGGAGTGGACTCCAGAAGACGTTAATCAATCTGTACTTGAAGCCGTTAAAGCGGGTTATGCAGATCAAATTAACGAAGCCTATACTATTAGTGACAAAATGGCGCGTTATAGCCGTTTAGGTGAGATTCGTACTGAAGCAGTAGAAAAATTAGCCGGTGACGAAGAAGGTCAGGCAAGTGCCGATGACGTTAAAGGTTTCTTCAGTAAGCTTGAAAAAGATGTTGTTCGTAGCCGTATCATCAAAGGCGAGCCTCGTATAGATGGCCGTGACACGAAAACTGTTCGTGGTGTAAATGTAGAAGTGGGTGTATTACAAAATACACACGGTTCAGCACTCTTTACGCGTGGTGAAACACAAGCGATTGTGACCACTACTTTAGGTACTGCTCGTGATTCTCAACTGGTAGAAACGCTACAGGGCGAGAAGAAAGAAGCCTTTATGCTTCACTATAACTTCCCTTCATATTCTGTTGGTGAGTGTGGCCGTATGGGTGCGCCTGGTCGTCGTGAGATTGGTCACGGTAAATTGGCTAGCCGTGGTATGCAGGCGGTTCTTCCGACTCAAGAAGACTTCCCTTACGCAATCCGTGTAGTGTCAGAGATTACTGAGTCTAACGGTTCAAGCTCTATGGCCAGTGTTTGTGGTTGTAGCTTGGCACTTATGGATGCCGGTGTTCCTCTTAAAGCACCCGTTGCTGGTATTGCAATGGGCTTGGTTAAAGAAGGCAGTGAGTTTGCGGTATTAACCGACATCTTGGGTGATGAAGATCACTTGGGCGACATGGACTTTAAAGTAGCCGGTACTGCAGAAGGTGTAACGGCACTTCAGATGGATATCAAGATCGAAGGTATCACTGAAGAGATCATGGAGATTGCTCTAGAGCAGGCTCAAAATGCACGTATCGAAATCTTGGGCGAAATGAACAAGGTTATCGAATCTTCACGTGACAAGGTTTCTGATAAAGCACCTTCAATGCACAACCTTAAGGTTCACCCTGATAAGATTCGTGACATCATTGGTAAGGGCGGTGCAACTATTCGTTCTATCTGTGAAGAAACGGGCGCTTCGATTGATATTGAAGACGACGGTTCAGTTCGAGTTTACGCTGATACTTTAGAAGGTGCAGAAGCGGCGATTAATCGTATTAACGAAATCACAGCTGAAGCAGAAGTGGGAGCAGTCTACGAAGGTAAGGTTGAGCGTATCGTTGATTTCGGTGCCTTTGTAAATATCTTGCCTGGTAAAGACGGACTAGTACACATCTCTCAGATTTCTCAAGAGCGTATTGAGAACGTGAAAGATGTACTGTCTGAAGGTCAGATGGTTAAGGTTAAAGTGCTGGATGTTGATGCACGCGGCCGTATTAAACTGACCATGAAAGGCCTTGAAGAAGGCGCAGAAGGTTAA
- the rbfA gene encoding 30S ribosome-binding factor RbfA, with the protein MPKEFSRTQRIADQIQRELAQLVQTGLKDPRIGMVTINDVRVSRDMGYADVYITVLTAEELNEHSDEIKMTLDVLNKAAGFLRNELGRSIQIRMVPHLRFYFDKTVGEGRRMSTLIDQARSKDQQLAGNRSDTSTDESED; encoded by the coding sequence ATGCCTAAAGAATTTAGTCGTACCCAAAGAATCGCAGATCAAATTCAGCGAGAGCTAGCTCAACTGGTTCAAACTGGTTTGAAAGACCCCCGTATTGGTATGGTCACGATCAATGATGTAAGAGTTAGTCGTGATATGGGGTATGCTGATGTGTACATCACTGTTCTGACAGCAGAAGAATTGAACGAGCATTCAGATGAAATCAAAATGACGCTAGATGTTCTTAATAAAGCGGCAGGTTTCTTAAGAAATGAATTAGGGCGTTCGATTCAAATCAGAATGGTTCCTCATTTAAGGTTTTATTTTGATAAAACGGTTGGTGAAGGTCGTAGAATGTCTACGCTTATCGATCAGGCCCGTTCTAAAGATCAGCAACTTGCTGGTAATCGTTCAGATACTTCAACTGATGAATCTGAGGATTAA